Within Desulfovibrio legallii, the genomic segment ACATCATGCCGGTCAACGGTCGCCAGATGCTCAGCCTGGGCACGGGCTTCGCCTGGAACAACTGGACCCTGGACCTGGCCTACGCCCATTTCTGGATCAACAGCACGGACTATGACCGCACCGACGCCAACGGCATCCGCAACCAGCTCACCGGCATCCGCGGCGGGCACTCGGAAAACGTCTCGGCCAACGTCTACATGGTTTCCCTGGCCTACGCCTTTTAGAGCATTTTAACGTTGAGAATATGCAGGTCAAGGGTTACAACACGCTCGTTTCGGCGCTTACCAGCGCAATAAATTGCGCTACGCCTGCACGGCAGGCGTCTGCTCACGCAGCCGTCAGGGCATTTCAACGTTGCAAGTCCATACTGCCGCCGCCAGCGCAGGCCCGATGCGCGCAAGCGGCTGGGCAAACAGGCGTGGGCACAACGGCGCAGGCGCGGCCAGCCCGCCATGGCCGAAGCCGCCATCCAGCGCAATACTCCTAGTTGTACACTGAAGTATAGAAAAGTTATTGACAATCTCTAACAGCTGCGCCAGAGTGGTGGCTGCCCTTGACATTTGTGAGGGACAGCACACAGGAGGACTGCCATGAAACGCATCATCGCCGCACTGGCACTTGTTTTGACCCTGGCCCTGCCGGGCATGGCCGCTGCCGAGGGCACGGGCATGTATCTGGCTCCTAAATTTCTTATGAGCATCCAAAGCACCGGCAATACCGAGCGCACCGACGCCTTGGCCGGCACCGGCGTGGACAGCTACAATCAGTTCACCCTGGGCGGCGCCTTTGCCCTGGGCTACGACTTCTGGCCGCAACAGATGCTCCCCTTGCGCGCGGAAGTGGAATTCGCCCTGCGCGGCAACAACGAAAAAACCTGGAGCGACGGCGGCCAGTACATCCAGGAAGTGAAAGGCACCTGGAACAGCTCCACCCTTTTCGCCAACCTGTTCTGGGATTTCCACAACGACTCGGCCTTCACCCCCTATGTGGGCGCGGGCCTCGGTCTGGCCTTCAACTATGTGGGCTATGACTTTACCGACAATAACGGCAACAAGTTCTCCGCCGACGACCGCTTCACCAACTTTGCCTGGAACGTGGGCGCGGGCGTGGCCTACAACTTCAACGAAAACTTCGCCATTGACGCCTCCTACCGCTTTGTGGGCCTGGGCTACAACGAAGTGAGCGCCACCAACGGCGGCCGCAAGTACGAAATCGGCAACCGCCCCTACAACAACGAATTCATGGTGGGCCTGCGCTTCGCTTTCTGAGCAGCCCCCCCCAACCGCTTTTGCTCCCAGCCCCGGCCCTGCCGGGGTTTTTTTTGCCCTCACCGCCCCCCAAAATGGCACCAGAGCGGTGTGCACATGCCGGCCAAGGACACGGCGTGGCCGGCATGTTGGAACGGGCTTCTTAATAAACCACGTCGGCGGTGCACTCTGGCGTGCTGCTGTAAGGGGAAAAAGCCGCTTGGCTGCGACAAGCCGAGGATGCCTTCTCAACGGCACCCCGGGCACTCGATCAGATTACCTTTGAGAACAGGCATTCTCAAAGTTTACGGCACGCGCGCTTCGGCGCTTAACAGCGCAAATAACTTGCGCTTACGCCTCCCCAGCGGGCGTCTGCTCACGCAGCCGCCAGGGCATTGCAACGTTGAAAAGCCCTAAAAGTGGCCATCCGTCAGCCATGCAGGCAGGTTTTCTTCCGTGAAAAGGTGCAGCCCGTTTTTTTGCAGCAACGGGCCCCACAGGCCATCGCCGGGCCGCAACGCGCCGCTGAACGTGCCGTCGTACACCTGGCCCAGCCCACAGGAAGGCGAACGGCTTTTAAGGATGGCCGCCGTGCAGCCCTGGCGCAACGCCAGCGCCGTGCCCCTTTGCGCACCCAGCACAAAGGCGGCCGTCAGATCACCCCCGGCACGGGTGCACACCCGACCCTGGCAAAGCTCACAGGGCGGACGCGGCACGCTCAGACCGCCCAGCCATTCCGGGCAGGCCGGCACAGCTCGCCCCAAAGCCACCAGGCGCACCACAGGCGGGCAAGACACGACTCTGCCGTCATACCGGCACGGAACGCCCGCCAGGCAAGCGCTGACTACAAACCGGCTTTTCACGCAATGACATCCTTTGGGGCGCACGACGATGCTGCGGATGCAAATCCTGAAGTCTGCAATAGAGCAGATGAACTTTGAGAATATACATTCTCAAAGTTTCCGGCACGCGCCTTCCAGCGGCTAACAGCGCAGTAAATTGCGCTCATCCTCGGCGGGTGTCTGCTAACGAGCTGACACGGCATTTCAAATTTAAAATTCCCTAGTATCTTGCGGATGTCTGGCAACGGCAAAAAGCCCTTCCGACGCAGGTAACCGCGCAGAGACATTCACGCCTTTGCGGCGGGCGTTGTGCCGGCTTTTCGCGGTTGCCCGGCGTGCAGCCACTGCAGGCAAACCTGGCACAACAGACATGAGCGCAACCCGCCCGCAAAAAGCCGCTCGCTTGTGATGGACAGCCCCAGCAAGCTGGCTCTGCCATCACAAGCGAGCGGCGAAAGCTGTGGCGCGCGTTTGAAAAGAAAAGGCCAAAAGCCCCTTCCGTCAGGCGTCGGCCTCTTCGGTGGCGGGCAGCAGGGCCGCCTCCCACAATTCCTGATAATACATGCTGGTGCCGGGATTCCAGGCCGTGGCCGTAGCGTGATCATAGCTCTCCGTGATGGGCCAGTCGGTATGAGGAGCCAGCGCAGCCTCAAAGGAGGGCGCTTCCACCACGGCTTCATATTCCAGGTTCAGCGTGTAGTTGGGGCCTTTCAGGTAACGCAGATGATAGCGCGGCATAACGTATCCTTACTGATGCGAACACCGGGAGGGGGCGAGCCCCTCCCGGTGCGTTACAAGCCGGAATGCAGCTCCGCCTAGTGTGTGGTCATCACAAACTTGCTGATGAGGAAGAGCACCACCAGCAGGACAATGCCCAGCCCGATGCTCCAGTGCACCAGCTTCAGTTCAACGGGATCCAGGGGTTCATACTCCATTTTCTGAATTTCTTCATGGAGTTTCACTTCGTTGTTATCCATAACTGTAACTCTCCCTTCGTTGGACTACGCACCCACCACAGGCGGGGTCATGCCGTGGAAGAAGGCATAGGAAATGAACAGACCGATCCAGATGATGAAGCCGAACAGGCACACGATGTACACCACGGCCAGACGGCCGATGCCTTCTTCCTTCAGCTTGTGGAAGTTGGAAACCAGGCCGATGCTGAAGAAGGTCAGCAGGAAGAAGAGCACGCGGAAGCCGTTCATGGCGCCGGACATGGCCTTGCCGAGCTTATGCAGGTCGGGCGAGGACAGGCAGATAATGAGCAGGATCAGGAAGGTGCCCAGGTAGCCCAGAACGAAGCGGGGGAAGCGGTCCATCACGTCGCCCCAGGTCATGGTGCGCTCGCCGCGGGTCTTGTCGAACTTGGCGGTCCAGATGTAGGCCAGCACCAATGCCCAAACGCCGATGAACATATCGATGAAGATTTTGACCGTGGTGGTCACCATCACGATCCAGCCGGGCTCCCACTGGGTGCCGAGGCCGGCCATCTTGGCCAGAATCAGCGATTCCGTGATGGCGCCGCTGGCGATGGCGCCGCCGTCGGACTTCACCGCAAGGCCCATCCAGCCGCCGGCCACCATGGGTTCCGAATACAGGAAGTACTGTGCCGCAAAAGGCAGAATCAGCATTTCGATGCAGGTAAAGACCACCACCAGCGAAGACACCATGATGGGCACCACAGGCCGGGCGCGGATGGCGCCGCCCGTGGCGATGGCCGCGGAGACGCCGCAGATGGAAATGCCCGAAGCCAGAGGCGCGGCCCATTCTTTATTAAATTTGAAGTACTTGCGAGAGATGTAGTACACAAGGGCCCAGTAGAGCAGATACGCTTCCACAATGGCGCACAGGCCCCGGAAAATGATGTGCCCGGCAAAACCGGCGGCATTGGCGGCCTTGACGCCCAGTTCTGCACCCAGGATAACAATGGCGATTTTAACGAAAAGCTCCGGCCGGCAGGCGTCATGCAGAGATTCCGCAAAGCCGGGGGCGAAGTTGCCGATGGCAATGCCCATGAGCAGCGCCACAATGAGGCCCGCTTCCGTACTCAAACCAAGGGACCACGTGATGCCCATTTTGCTGAGCTGCGTGGGGTTGGCGGCCACATAAGCATTGGCCCCTACCGTGTAGCAGGCGATGGCAATGAAGAAAATGATGGTGAAGCCGTAAATGAACTTGCCCACATTCCCTTTCATGGTCTTAACGCCTATGGCGAGCAAGGCCGTGATGAACACATAGCTGGCCACCAGGGCTCCCCAGCCGGGCAGCATGCCTTTGGTGGCCGAGCGCCAGCTGTCGATGGGGTTATCGACCCACATGCCCATTTTCAGGACCCAGCCCAGCGGATCCAGGCCGATCATCTTGCCGAGGCCCAGAACGAAGATAAAGCAGCCAATCAACAGGGCGACTTTATCTTCATTAAAACCTGCCTTTGTTGATGCCATACCCAAACTCCTCCATTGCAGATTATGCAAGTGAACCTAAAACACCACCCTGCCGTCACCTCCCGGCCACAGCAACCGGCTTGTATCAGTTTGATACATTATGGCTGGGCAACGGGATTTGCCGCGGTGACGACAGGGAAACCACTGAAGCTCACTGACCGTCCGCGTGTCGGGACC encodes:
- a CDS encoding outer membrane protein, giving the protein MKRIIAALALVLTLALPGMAAAEGTGMYLAPKFLMSIQSTGNTERTDALAGTGVDSYNQFTLGGAFALGYDFWPQQMLPLRAEVEFALRGNNEKTWSDGGQYIQEVKGTWNSSTLFANLFWDFHNDSAFTPYVGAGLGLAFNYVGYDFTDNNGNKFSADDRFTNFAWNVGAGVAYNFNENFAIDASYRFVGLGYNEVSATNGGRKYEIGNRPYNNEFMVGLRFAF
- a CDS encoding DUF523 domain-containing protein, with translation MKSRFVVSACLAGVPCRYDGRVVSCPPVVRLVALGRAVPACPEWLGGLSVPRPPCELCQGRVCTRAGGDLTAAFVLGAQRGTALALRQGCTAAILKSRSPSCGLGQVYDGTFSGALRPGDGLWGPLLQKNGLHLFTEENLPAWLTDGHF
- a CDS encoding bacteriocin-type signal sequence — its product is MDNNEVKLHEEIQKMEYEPLDPVELKLVHWSIGLGIVLLVVLFLISKFVMTTH
- a CDS encoding putative sulfate exporter family transporter, with protein sequence MASTKAGFNEDKVALLIGCFIFVLGLGKMIGLDPLGWVLKMGMWVDNPIDSWRSATKGMLPGWGALVASYVFITALLAIGVKTMKGNVGKFIYGFTIIFFIAIACYTVGANAYVAANPTQLSKMGITWSLGLSTEAGLIVALLMGIAIGNFAPGFAESLHDACRPELFVKIAIVILGAELGVKAANAAGFAGHIIFRGLCAIVEAYLLYWALVYYISRKYFKFNKEWAAPLASGISICGVSAAIATGGAIRARPVVPIMVSSLVVVFTCIEMLILPFAAQYFLYSEPMVAGGWMGLAVKSDGGAIASGAITESLILAKMAGLGTQWEPGWIVMVTTTVKIFIDMFIGVWALVLAYIWTAKFDKTRGERTMTWGDVMDRFPRFVLGYLGTFLILLIICLSSPDLHKLGKAMSGAMNGFRVLFFLLTFFSIGLVSNFHKLKEEGIGRLAVVYIVCLFGFIIWIGLFISYAFFHGMTPPVVGA